Proteins from a genomic interval of Toxoplasma gondii ME49 chromosome Ia, whole genome shotgun sequence:
- a CDS encoding hypothetical protein (encoded by transcript TGME49_294902) — translation MATSVFSFSPAVSHRFSARLPTLLRNFAVRQRKAESPQRTQKESRHQRRFLRVYSRSRHAETQLPIVCDASRSLVKPQRKSHSLRQARHRREEANREPGDRGDREGDREGDREDVERRSGVFVAAPRRFVLQSQDTLPWTILSTARSSSSSPPPPLSSTPSPLCRFHLVRWSSFSSLSSSSSSSSSSSSSSSSSSFLSYSSPSLSPRDGVSPFSSSSAPTSADLRSRDRARRCASRAGGTGLSAETLGAGEGNESGSRRQEGQGEEERSEEARAESSHAAQNPPRPSVHVRDETQERKEEGNEGGYNDATTDRRRLVPGTKEAVDLPQIASLHALLNPLDTLSHQASLVLLPGSSQVSPNASAGSGPLSSLHAGRLYVIHTFHFHPYEFLLLEEALFRLLNNASASKSVNDASVACLFLHHPPYSPTQSSAPVSSSLFPSSSSSSSSSSSSFSSSSSSSSSSSFSSSSSSSSSSSSSSSPSSSPSSSSPSSPSSAPPVSVIFGLSGTPSSFVENPEEVLSAQKSAYIRRFSGGGTVVMDETSCLCTSLLLPHSLSQARPYPGDFMQFAFDFYRGRMRRKDLRENGQTNETAEQAGKKETELRTQCAVVVEGPDVDLRRSRGHREKDSGGEREKTSTEKREETEREQMNEQLSEEHGKEDFFFFVAPSRFSSSADSAASTPDLSLPSPWSSPQSDTKNATLESKDARRLSSPFSSYFALRENDFVFNESPRVSPSSSSASPSSDSSFSPSSLAVSSLSPSSCPLSPSVAASVHWRKVAGNAQALSRLYGLQHTSFLWSLASLLPTMSSLLRVPVKQPQYREQRSHAAFLADVQHVLKRRFRLPWWLAGESVQDAGEKAGSEEARRSTPRGSVQTEAPEAYGLGREQAANEKAIEISNQTDVLLSLSVLAEELAADRNAETLESMQRRNGQTQRSLLRAHRKEVREEEQDEDASDEDRAERKEVEGRLWRCLHCVVTPNDTVPAEFVRQWRRVYVHPKRVAPRGREGCDNEADRTGNAGDEAKQTSSDRRVRQTQRALYLLRVAVAREAVHELVSGKVKPYRSTRFMDSAGRQLHDEAYRSLLEVNGVVPL, via the coding sequence ATGGCGacctctgtgttttctttttcccctGCAGTCTCTCACCGCTTCTCTGCAAGGCTTCCAACTCTGCTCAGAAACTTTGCTGTTCGCCAGCGCAAAGCCGAGAGCCCCCAGAGGACCCAGAAGGAAAGCCGACACCAGAGGCGGTTTCTTCGGGTGTATAGCCGCTCCAGACATGCGGAGACTCAGCTCCCCATTGTGTGCGACGCGTCGAGGAGTCTTGTCAAGCCGCAGAGAAAGTCACACAGTCTGAGGCAAgccagacacagaagagaagaagcgaacagagaaccaggagacagaggagacagagaaggagacagagaaggagacagagaagatgtggagagacgaagtgGAGTGTTCGTCGCTGCGCCTCGGAGATTCGTTCTCCAAAGTCAAGACACGCTGCCCTGGACAATTCTCTCGACCGCAAGGTCTTCGTCATCGTCACCTCcacctcctctgtcttccacGCCCAGTCCGCTCTGTCGCTTCCATCTCGTGAGATggtcctcgttctcttctctttcttcttcctcttcttcttcctcttcttcttcctcttcttcttcctcttcttctttcctgtcttattcatctccttctctttctccccgagatggcgtttctcctttctcttcctcttctgccccAACCTCCGCCGACCTCCGCAGCCGCGACCGCGCGCGACGCTGCGCCTCCCGCGCAGGCGGCACCGGACTCTCTGCGGAGACGCTCGGAGCCGGAGAGGGCAACGAGAGCGGATccaggagacaagaaggccagggtgaggaagagaggTCGGAAGAAGCGCGGGCAGAAAGCAGTCATGCTGCACAGAATCCCCCCCGACCAAGCGTTCATGTTCGCGACGaaacgcaagagagaaaagaagaggggaacgaAGGAGGTTACAATGACGCGACGACGGATCGGAGACGATTGGTTCCTGGTACAAAGGAGGCGGTGGATCTCCCTCAGATcgcttcgctgcatgcgctcttgAATCCGCTGGACACCCTCTCGCATCAggcgtctctcgtcctcctcccTGGTTCCTCTCAAGTGTCTCCCAATGCGTCTGCGGGTTCCggtcccctctcttctctccacgccgGCAGGCTGTATGTAATTCACACTTTCCACTTCCATCCTTATGAGTTTCTCTTGCTCGAAGAGGCActgtttcgccttctcaATAACGCCAGCGCGTCCAAGTCCGTCAACGACGCCTCTGTTGCTTGCCTCTTTCTGCATCATCCCCCCTACTCGCCTACGCAATCTTCCGcgcctgtttcctcttctctctttccctcttcatcctcttcttcatcctcttcttcgtcctctttttcatcctcttcttcatcctcttcttcgtcctctttttcatcctcttcttcatcctcttcttcatcctcttcttcatcctccccttcttcttctccttcttcatcctccccttcctctccctcttctgcgcCACCTGTGAGTGTCATCTTTGGACTCAGTGGCActccgtcttccttcgtGGAGAATCCGGAGGAGGTTCTGTCTGCCCAGAAGTCGGCGTATATTCGGAGATTCTCGGGAGGCGGCACCGTAGTCATGGACGAGACCTCGTGCCTCTGCacttcgctgcttctgccgcACTCGCTTTCCCAAGCGCGGCCGTACCCCGGCGACTTCATGCAGTTCGCGTTCGACTTTTATCGCGGACGCATGCGGCGGAAGGACTTGCGAGAGAACGGGCAAACAAACGAAACAGCAGAGCAGgcaggaaaaaaggagacggagcTTCGAACGCAGTGCGCCGTCGTCGTGGAGGGACCGGACGTCGATctgaggagaagcaggggaCATCGTGAGAAGGacagcggaggagagagggagaagacgagcactgaaaagagagaggagacagagagagaacagatgAACGAGCAGTTGTCAGAGGAGCACGGAAAGGAagatttcttctttttcgtcgcgCCCTCTCGATTTTCTTCATCTGCGGACTCTGCCGCGAGCACTCCtgacctctctcttccttctccgtggTCGTCTCCTCAGAGTGACACGAAAAACGCGACGCTTGAGAGCAAGGACGCTCgacgtctttcctctcccttctcgtcctATTTCGCTCTTCGAGAAAATGATTTCGTCTTCAACGAATCTCcacgcgtctctccttcttcatcttcggcctctccttcttctgattcgtctttctctccttcttccctcgccgtttcttccctctctccttcttcgtgtcctctctctccttctgtggctGCGTCTGTGCACTGGCGGAAGGTCGCGGGGAACGCCCAGGCGCTCTCTCGGCTGTACGGACTTCAACATAcgtcgtttctctggagtcttgcgtcgctgcttcctACGATGAGCTCCCTCCTCCGCGTTCCGGTCAAACAGCCCCAGTATCGTGAGCAGcgttcgcatgcagcttTCCTGGCCGACGTCCAGCACGTCCTCAAGAGGCGATTCCGCCTACCCTGGTGGCTAGCTGGGGAGAGCGTTCAggacgcgggagaaaaggcaggCAGTGAAGAGGCAAGGCGCTCAACACCGAGAGGGAGCGTGCAGACCGAGGCGCCGGAGGCATATGGCCTCGGCAGAGAGCAGGCGGCAAACGAAAAAGCGATTGAAATTAGCAACCAGACAGACGTACTGCTGAGTCTCAGCGTGCTCGCTGAGGAGTTAGCcgcagacagaaacgcagagactctCGAGTCGATGCAAAGGCGAAACGGTCAAACTCAACGTTCGCTTCTACGAGCTCACAGGAAAGAagtgcgagaagaagaacaagatgAAGACGCAAGTGACGAAGATAgagccgagagaaaggaggtaGAAGGACGACTCTGGCGGTGTCTTCACTGCGTGGTAACTCCAAATGACACAGTGCCTGCAGAGTTCGTGCGACAGTGGCGgcgggtgtacgtacacccgaagcGCGTGGCTCCGCGCGGTCGGGAAGGGTGCGATAATGAAGCAGACAGAACTGGCAACGCGGGAGACGAGGCAAAGCAGACTTCCTCTGACAGAAGAGTTCGCCAGACGCAGCGAGCGCTCTACCTCTTGCGAGTCGCCGTCGCACGAGAAGCCGTCCATGAGCTTGTCTCCGGAAAAGTTAAGCCTTATCGATCAACGCGTTTCATGGACTCCGCCGGCCGCCAGCTCCACGACGAGGCTTACAGGAGCCTCCTAGAGGTAAACGGCGTGGTGCCCCTGtga
- the GTF2H2 gene encoding general transcription factor IIH polypeptide 2 GTF2H2 (encoded by transcript TGME49_294920~Gene product name based on ToxoDB Community Expert Annotation.), whose amino-acid sequence MAHRPAGTGGRDATAYPSVEEVLQELEGNGTDAAAEEDLYGQYAWECEAERSWDQLIESSEGFVLLHGGAAEEGVKTRRIDRRQQHEPQIKKGIIRSLVLLIDMSEAMREKDFRPDRLRCVCQLAEEFIGTFLLQNPLAQLAQVALIGPSAEPLAARGEAARDSAAVSARPSGSASMQLFSSSASESIAALREKRKHPGVGTGVPSLNNGLHLAKDLLAGVPPYCTREVLVLFGSLRTCDVGCIEETIAAVKKSNICCNVICLAAELHVLKNLCQATGGRHDVPLHREHLRALLMQHTLPPAWSASMQPCLIRMGFPSLKSTSTAALCSCHQHLTFSSYVCPQCGAKLCTTPNRCRCCFLHLVSPADISRSFHSLCPPLPFDPVPADAPEAKRLCACCTTQLDRGGAQCPDCGEIFCHDCDIYSHEQLRQCAFCVMRDITTLEEEEPSDSAAVLSGAKQDNNAGGAAPPVSRSPHQGT is encoded by the exons ATGGCCCATCGACCCGCGGGGACTGGTGGACGCGATGCG acggcGTATCCTTCGGTTGAAGAAGTTCTGCAGGAACTCGAGGGAAATGGAACAGACGCGGCGGCTGAGGAAGACCTCTACGGGCAGTACGCCTGGGAGTGTGAGGCCGAGAG gtctTGGGATCAGCTCATCGAGAGCTCTGAGGGATTCGTGTTGCTGCACGGCGGCGCCGCCGAGGAGGGCGTGAAGACGCGGCGCATCGACCGCCGCCAGCAGCACGAGCCTCAAATCAAAAAAGGCATCATTCG AAGTCTCGTTCTGCTCATCGACATGTCCGAAGCGATGCGCGAAAAAGATTTCCGCCCTGATCGCCTGAGATGCGTCTGCCAACTTGCGGAG GAATTTATTGGTACGTTTTTACTGCAGAATCCCCTTGCACAACTTGCGCAAGTGGCTCTGATTGGGCCTTCTGCAGAGCCTTTGGCTGCGCGCGGGGAGGCGGCAAGAGACTCTGCTGCGGTCTCCGCTAGGCCGTCGGGGAGTGCCTCCATGCAACTTTTCAGCAGCAGCGCTTCCGAGTCCATCGCCGCTctccgagaaaaaaggaaacaccCGGGAGTCGGCACCGGCGTTCCTTCCCTCAACAATGGCCTTCAC ctGGCGAAAGACCTCCTCGCCGGCGTGCCACCCTACTGCACTCGCGAGGTCCTCGTTCTGTTCGGCTCTCTGCGAACCTGCGATGTTGg GTGCATCGAGGAGACCATCGCCGCcgtgaagaagagcaacaTTTGCTGCAACGTCATCTGCCTCGCTGCGGAGCTCCACGTGCTCAAG AATCTCTGCCAGGCAACGGGAGGTCGACACGATGTGCCTCTTCACCGCGAGCATCTGCGCGCTCTTCTCATGCAACACACTCTCCCGCCAGCTTG GTCTGCCAGCATGCAGCCTTGTCTCATCCGCATGGGATTTCCTTCGCTGAAGTCGACGAGCACGGCGGCCCTCTGCAGTTGTCACCAACACCTCACTTTCTCCTCCTACGTTTGCCCCCAGTGCGGCGCGAAGCTCTGCACCACCCCCAACCGCTGTCGA TGCTGCTTTCTGCACCTCGTCTCGCCGGCCGACATCTCGCGGTCGTTCCATAGCCTCTGTCCGCCTCTGCCGTTCGACCCA gtCCCTGCCGACGCTCCGGAGGCGAAGCGCCTGTGCGCGTGCTGTACCACGCAGCTCGATCGTG GTGGCGCGCAGTGTCCAGACTGTGGGGAGATTTTCTGCCA CGATTGCGACATATACTCTCACGAGCAGCTGCGGCAGTGTGCCTTCTGCGTCATGCGGGATATCACGACCttggaagaggaggaaccTTCCGACTCTGCTGCTGTGCTCTCTGGAGCGAAACAAGACAACAACGCAGGTGGCGCTGCTCCTCCGGTCTCGCGTTCCCCGCACCAGGGGACGTAG